In Lotus japonicus ecotype B-129 chromosome 5, LjGifu_v1.2, one genomic interval encodes:
- the LOC130720039 gene encoding F-box/kelch-repeat protein At3g23880-like has protein sequence MEMETYGAISVLPFELQVEILSRLPVKTLMRFKCVSKPWKSVIADDKPFTKLHLARSSQNAHLLLTLECITDGEEVTHIAITPVHRLLEDPSPRIFDGQETLKDRLNNHYSVAGSYNGIVCLRGYLLTASSVQVFWFLLWNPVTRLRSEYSPVFKESRLQGKTNYGFGYDDSRATFKVVVAIWTDLKMEREVWVSCMGDTCWRKILIHPAFPTLLSQIDGQFVGGCVNWLALDNLNGPFYDWNSVTLNQLVIVSFDMRQEEAYTYLSLPQGLREVPCVEPQLGILRNHLCLFHYHKTTHFVVWQMTKYGVPESWTQLVCFSYAHPRSDYNLLPLCLSEDGNILLLANNHALKVMVHNLRDNSVEYIDQLTNNKVWLNAHGYVESLVSPF, from the coding sequence ATGGAAATGGAAACTTATGGCGCCATTTCCGTTCTCCCTTTTGAACTCCAGGTTGAAATACTGTCACGGCTCCCTGTGAAGACCCTCATGCGATTCAAGTGCGTTTCCAAACCATGGAAATCAGTCATAGCAGACGACAAACCGTTCACCAAACTGCACCTCGCCAGGTCGTCCCAAAACGCGCACCTCCTCCTCACCTTAGAATGCATCACCGACGGCGAAGAGGTCACCCACATCGCTATAACCCCCGTTCATCGTTTGCTCGAGGATCCGTCGCCACGGATATTCGACGGCCAAGAGACTCTTAAAGACCGTTTGAATAACCATTACTCGGTCGCTGGTTCATACAACGGCATAGTCTGTTTGCGTGGCTATTTATTGACTGCCTCATCAGTTCAAGTATTCTGGTTTCTGCTCTGGAACCCCGTCACACGCTTGAGGTCTGAGTACTCACCAGTCTTTAAGGAGAGCAGGCTGCAAGGTAAGACCAACTATGGCTTCGGCTATGATGATTCACGTGCCACTTTTAAGGTGGTGGTGGCTATTTGGACAGACCTGAAAATGGAGAGGGAGGTATGGGTTTCTTGCATGGGTGATACTTGTTGGAGAAAGATTTTGATCCACCCTGCTTTCCCAACTCTTCTAAGCCAAATTGATGGACAGTTTGTAGGTGGTTGTGTTAACTGGTTAGCACTTGACAACTTGAATGGTCCATTCTATGACTGGAACAGTGTTACTCTCAACCAGTTGGTGATTGTTTCCTTTGACATGCGTCAGGAGGAGGCATATACGTATTTGTCACTGCCGCAGGGTCTTCGTGAGGTGCCTTGTGTTGAGCCACAACTTGGGATTTTAAGGAATCACTTGTGCCTTTTTCACTACCATAAAACAACCCATTTTGTTGTGTGGCAAATGACAAAGTATGGAGTTCCAGAGTCTTGGACTCAATTGGTGTGCTTCAGTTATGCGCATCCTCGAAGTGATTACAATCTGTTGCCGTTGTGCTTGTCTGAAGATGGTAACATCCTGTTGCTCGCAAACAATCATGCTTTGAAGGTCATGGTGCATAATCTAAGAGATAATAGTGTGGAATATATTGAT
- the LOC130720040 gene encoding uncharacterized protein LOC130720040, with translation MRQEDESNMDKPFGGKVVVLGGDFKQILSVIPKEGRQDIVSAVVNSSDLWKHCENPLLDLVDFTFPNLVHNMKIDKFLEEQCILCPTLESVENVNDFILEFLPGDTDEDTEYESKWFTIEFLNDITCSGIPNHKITLKVGAPIMLLRNIDQATDLCNGTRLIVSDLGTNVTRVTVLTRTNNGDDIFIPRKDMVPSDLGYLFKFERRQFSISPCFAMTINKSQAQSLSHIGLYLFRPVFTHGQFYVALSSVRLRNELKLLVMGAEGKVRNKTETMVYKKMSSNIWDL, from the exons ATGAGACAAGAAGACGAAAGCAACATGGACAAGCCATTTGGCGGTAAGGTTGTAGTTCTTGGTGGTGACTTCAAACAAATTTTATCAGTCATTCCAAAAGAGGGAAGACAAGACATCGTATCGGCTGTGGTTAATTCTTCTGATCTTTGGAAACATT GTGAAAATCCTCTTCTCGATCTGGTTGATTTCACATTTCCCAATTTGGTGCATAATATGAAGATTGACAAGTTTTTGGAGGAACAATGCATATTGTGCCCTACCTTGGAATCTGTTGAGAATGTTAATGATTTCATCCTTGAATTTCTTCCAGGTGATACTGATGAGGACACCGAATACGAGTCAAAGTGGTTTACTATTGAGTTCTTAAATGATATTACATGCTCTGGAATACCGAATCACAAAATAACATTGAAGGTAGGTGCTCCGATAATGCTTTTAAGAAATATAGATCAAGCAACTGATTTATGCAATGGGACGCGACTAATTGTGTCTGATCTTGGAACAAATGTTACACGTGTCACTGTACTAACACGAACTAACAATGGAGATGACATTTTCATTCCAAGAAAGGACATGGTGCCATCTGACTTAGGTTACCTGTTTAAGTTTGAAAGACGTCAATTTTCGATCAGTCCgtgttttgcaatgactataaataaaagtcaagcCCAGTCATTGTCCCATATTGGCTTATACCTTTTTCGTCCGGTCTTCACACATGGCCAATTTTATGTAGCTCTCTCAAGTGTAAGGTTAAGAAATGAACTCAAATTATTAGTTATGGGTGCAGAAGGAAAGGTGAGAAACAAAACGGAGACTATGGTTTACAAAAAAATGTCTAGCAATATATGGGATTTGTAA
- the LOC130721529 gene encoding inositol transporter 1-like, with protein sequence MTNPKIQSTPGSSGYLDLYPERKMAFFQNPYILGLVAVAGIGGLLFGYDTGVISGALLYIKDDFEAVRESNFLQETIVSMAIAGAIIGSAAGGWVNDAYGRKNATLIADVIFICGSIAMAAAPDPYVLILGRLLVGFGVGIASVTAPVYIAEASPSEIRGSLVSTNSLMITGGQLLSYIVNLAFTRVPGTWRWMLGVAAVPAIVQFILMLCLPESPRWLFTKNRKDEAIDVLSKIYDLSRLEDEVDFLTAQSEQDRQKRKNAKLGNAFKSKEIRLAFLVGAGLLAFQQFTGINTVMYYSPTIVQMAGFQSNELALQLSLIVAAMNATGTILGIYLIDHSGRKKLALCSLGGVFASLVLLSLAFLNKSSSANDWYGWLAVLGLVLYIGFFSPGMGPVPWTVNSEIYPEEYRGICGGMSATVCWVSNLVVSLSFLSVAEALGTGTTFLILAGITVLAFLFVLVYVPETKGLTFDEVELIWKERAWGKNTDSTNLLHGENEYQS encoded by the exons ATGACGAATCCTAAAATACAATCCACACCAGGAAGCTCAGGGTATTTGGATTTGTACCCTGAACGTAAAATGGCATTTTTTCAGAATCCTTATATCCTTGGACTTGTTGCTGTTGCAGGCATTGGTGGCTTGCTCTTTGGTTACGACACAG GTGTGATATCAGGAGCCCTTCTATATATAAAAGATGATTTTGAAGCTGTTAGAGAAAGCAATTTTCTGCAGGAAACAATTGTGAGCATGGCAATTGCTGGTGCAATTATTGGATCAGCAGCAGGTGGTTGGGTTAATGATGCTTACGGACGAAAGAACGCCACTCTCATTGCTGATGTTATCTTCATCTGTGGATCAATTGCCATGGCTGCTGCACCAGATCCTTATGTTCTCATTCTTGGCCGTCTTCTCGTTGGTTTCGGTGTTGGTATTGCTTCTGTCACCGCTCCGGTCTACATTGCCGAAGCATCACCATCTGAAATAAGAGGAAGCTTAGTAAGCACTAACTCACTCATGATCACTGGTGGACAGCTTCTTTCATACATTGTTAACCTCGCTTTTACACGG GTCCCTGGGACATGGCGATGGATGCTAGGAGTTGCAGCTGTGCCAGCAATAGTTCAGTTCATTCTCATGCTATGCCTGCCAGAATCCCCAAGATGGCTCTTTACAAAG AATAGGAAAGATGAAGCTATTGATGTGCTTTCTAAGATCTATGACTTGTCTCGGTTAGAGGATGAAGTTGATTTCCTAACAGCTCAATCAGAGCAAGACCGCCAGAAAAGGAAGAATGCCAAACTCGGGAATGCTTTTAAATCTAAAGAAATCAGACTAGCATTCCTTGTTGGAGCGGGGTTGTTG GCCTTTCAGCAGTTTACAGGCATAAATACAGTGATGTACTACAGCCCAACAATTGTCCAAATGGCTGGCTTCCAGTCCAATGAATTGGCTCTTCAACTCTCCCTCATAGTTGCTGCCATGAATGCAACTGGAACAATTCTTGGCATTTACTTAATTGACCATTCAGGGAGGAAGAAACTAGCACTTTGTAGCTTAGGAGGAGTGTTTGCATCTCTGGTCCTATTGTCCTTGGCATTCTTAAACAAATCATCATCTGCAAATGACTGGTATGGATGGCTAGCAGTTTTGGGTTTAGTCCTTTACATTGGATTTTTCTCACCAGGAATGGGACCTGTGCCATGGACTGTGAACTCAGAGATATACCCTGAAGAGTACAGAGGAATTTGTGGTGGCATGTCAGCTACTGTGTGTTGGGTTTCAAACTTGGTTGTGTCACTGAGCTTTCTCTCAGTTGCCGAAGCTCTAGGGACTGGTACCACTTTCTTGATCCTTGCTGGGATAACTGTGCTTGCCTTTCTGTTTGTGCTTGTGTATGTCCCTGAGACCAAAGGATTGACTTTTGATGAAGTGGAGCTGATTTGGAAGGAGAGAGCTTGGGGCAAGAACACAGACTCAACAAACCTTCTTCATGGGGAAAATGAATATCAATCCTAG